From Desulfobacteraceae bacterium, a single genomic window includes:
- a CDS encoding anaerobic ribonucleoside-triphosphate reductase activating protein, whose product MRFGGLQKNSFSDYPGGISCVVFLAGCNFHCPYCHNPELASGAAAGGCELSLPWIRDFLAARRGFLDGVVVSGGEPTLQPDLAELCACIREAGYPVKLDTNGSNPDALRRLLAENLVDYIAMDIKTAPEAYVPWLAADLDPARLLASIDLIMHAGLPYEFRTTCVQPFVDTAAIHAITRCIAGAERYVLQGFRSQRVLDPSFFGGVRRGATAAEMQNYRRLAAPLVRQCLVR is encoded by the coding sequence ATGAGATTCGGCGGTCTGCAGAAAAACTCGTTCAGCGACTACCCCGGCGGGATCAGTTGCGTGGTGTTTCTGGCGGGGTGCAACTTTCACTGCCCCTATTGCCACAACCCCGAGTTGGCCTCGGGGGCGGCGGCAGGCGGCTGCGAGCTGAGCCTGCCCTGGATCCGCGACTTTTTGGCGGCGCGCAGAGGGTTTTTGGACGGGGTGGTCGTCTCCGGCGGCGAGCCCACCCTGCAGCCGGATCTTGCGGAGCTCTGTGCCTGCATCCGGGAAGCCGGCTATCCGGTCAAGCTGGACACCAACGGCAGCAACCCCGATGCCCTCCGCCGGCTGCTGGCGGAGAATCTCGTGGACTACATCGCCATGGACATCAAAACCGCACCGGAGGCCTATGTGCCGTGGCTTGCGGCCGACCTTGACCCCGCCCGCCTGCTGGCCAGCATCGATCTCATCATGCACGCCGGTCTGCCCTACGAGTTTCGCACCACCTGCGTGCAGCCGTTCGTCGATACCGCCGCCATCCACGCCATCACCCGCTGCATTGCCGGTGCCGAGCGCTACGTGCTGCAGGGATTCCGCTCCCAACGGGTTTTGGACCCGAGCTTTTTTGGCGGCGTGCGCCGGGGTGCGACGGCCGCCGAAATGCAAAATTACCGCCGGCTTGCGGCCCCGCTTGTCCGGCAGTGCCTGGTGCGCTGA
- a CDS encoding response regulator translates to MPSPPPAPMDWRLLLVDDEEGIRKVMRISLEDAGYRVATAADGAGGLSRCESFDPQILITDIRMPGMDGLELLAAVKKRWPGIEVIVMTAFGEMNLAIRALQLDASDFITKPLHDEALFLALKRARDRFRVRQQVRDYTTLLEAGWARTARELMDTFAFQRNLIDGSLDGILGCGRDDTVVIFNRSMEKILGHSRAQVVGQMTLADLLRPGENARFRSALASEKWGGRERLALFETTLMAKDGQEIPVQVSAAVLPQPGKLGGLVCFFRDLREVRRLEQEVADQARILHQDKMMSLGRLAASVVHEINNPLAGILNYTRLMLRVLKRGPLEPARQADFSRYLALVETETDRCARIVASLLAFSRKSPPAMTEVSLRELLNRCALMSRHKLELQNIELELLISEDLPPVRGDANQLQQCIINLIFNAIDAMPQGGRLRLEAQRSPGGNEVTITVTDSGAGIPAADLPHIFEPFFTTKAEGYGVGLGLSTVFGIMQRHKGAVTAKNVAGKGAAFTLHLPLAPAGASPREA, encoded by the coding sequence ATGCCATCCCCGCCCCCTGCCCCCATGGACTGGCGGCTCCTCCTGGTCGACGACGAGGAGGGCATCCGCAAGGTCATGCGCATCAGCCTGGAAGATGCCGGCTACCGGGTTGCAACCGCAGCCGACGGCGCCGGCGGCCTGTCGCGCTGTGAAAGCTTCGACCCCCAGATCCTGATCACCGATATCCGCATGCCCGGCATGGACGGCCTGGAGCTGCTGGCGGCCGTCAAAAAACGGTGGCCGGGGATCGAGGTCATCGTGATGACCGCCTTCGGCGAAATGAATCTCGCCATTCGCGCCCTGCAGCTGGATGCCTCCGATTTTATCACCAAGCCGCTGCATGACGAGGCCCTCTTTCTGGCGCTCAAGCGGGCGCGCGACCGCTTCCGGGTCCGTCAGCAGGTCCGGGACTACACCACCCTGCTGGAGGCGGGCTGGGCCCGAACCGCCCGGGAGCTGATGGACACCTTCGCCTTTCAGCGCAACCTGATCGACGGCTCCCTGGACGGCATCCTGGGCTGCGGCCGGGATGACACGGTGGTGATCTTCAACCGCAGCATGGAGAAAATACTCGGCCACTCCCGGGCCCAGGTGGTCGGTCAGATGACCCTGGCAGACCTGCTGCGCCCCGGGGAGAACGCGCGTTTCAGAAGTGCGCTGGCATCGGAAAAGTGGGGCGGCCGGGAGCGCCTGGCGCTTTTTGAAACAACCCTGATGGCCAAAGACGGCCAGGAAATCCCGGTTCAGGTCTCGGCCGCGGTCCTGCCCCAACCGGGCAAGCTGGGCGGCCTGGTCTGCTTTTTCCGGGACCTGCGCGAAGTCCGGCGCCTGGAACAGGAGGTGGCCGACCAGGCCCGCATCCTGCACCAGGATAAAATGATGTCCCTGGGGCGCTTGGCCGCCAGCGTGGTCCACGAGATCAACAATCCCCTGGCCGGCATTCTCAATTACACCCGCCTGATGCTGCGGGTCCTCAAACGCGGGCCGCTGGAGCCGGCCCGTCAGGCGGATTTCAGCCGCTACCTGGCGCTGGTGGAAACCGAAACCGACCGTTGCGCCCGGATTGTCGCCAGCCTGCTGGCCTTTTCGCGCAAATCACCACCGGCCATGACCGAGGTCTCGCTGCGCGAGCTTCTCAACCGCTGCGCCCTGATGAGCCGCCACAAGCTGGAGTTGCAGAACATCGAGCTTGAACTCCTGATCAGCGAAGATCTCCCGCCGGTCCGGGGGGACGCCAACCAGTTGCAGCAGTGCATCATCAACCTGATCTTCAATGCCATTGACGCCATGCCCCAAGGCGGCCGCCTGCGGCTGGAGGCCCAGCGCAGCCCTGGCGGCAACGAGGTGACCATCACCGTCACGGACTCCGGAGCGGGGATCCCGGCCGCCGATCTGCCCCATATCTTCGAACCTTTTTTCACCACCAAGGCCGAAGGCTACGGCGTGGGGCTGGGTCTTTCCACGGTTTTCGGCATCATGCAGCGCCACAAGGGCGCGGTCACGGCCAAAAACGTCGCGGGTAAGGGAGCGGCCTTCACCCTGCATCTGCCCCTGGCCCCCGCCGGCGCATCGCCTCGAGAAGCCTGA
- a CDS encoding hydrogenase iron-sulfur subunit gives MDAFEPTLIAFVCNWCTYTAADLAGTSRLSYPPNVRLVRVMCTGMVDPKYVIKALLEGADGVLVSGCHPGDCHYINGNFKARRRIKLLQEILPQFGFAPERLKLTWIGASDGIQFADTITQLVARLKALGPSEARSQMVI, from the coding sequence ATGGACGCTTTCGAACCCACCCTGATCGCCTTTGTCTGCAACTGGTGCACCTACACGGCCGCCGACCTGGCCGGCACCTCGCGCCTGAGCTATCCGCCCAACGTGCGCCTGGTGCGGGTGATGTGCACGGGCATGGTGGACCCCAAATACGTGATCAAGGCCCTGCTGGAAGGGGCCGACGGGGTGCTGGTCAGCGGTTGTCATCCGGGCGACTGCCATTACATCAACGGCAACTTCAAGGCCCGCCGGCGCATCAAGCTCCTCCAGGAGATCCTGCCCCAGTTCGGGTTCGCCCCCGAGCGGCTGAAACTCACCTGGATCGGCGCCAGCGACGGCATCCAGTTTGCCGACACCATTACCCAGCTGGTGGCGCGGCTGAAGGCCCTGGGTCCCAGCGAGGCCCGCAGCCAGATGGTGATCTGA
- a CDS encoding response regulator yields MSQKTGAKKILIVDDEADMVTFMATLLAANGYSPIVARNPAEGMAKALALTPDCIILNAMMTGDGGITLYVNLRCNQQLRTVPVIMLSAIGKKIFLFYPETQTTTGGRELREPECCLETPPDAEELLRQVQRLSAPRS; encoded by the coding sequence GTGAGCCAGAAGACCGGCGCTAAAAAGATCCTGATCGTCGACGACGAAGCCGACATGGTCACCTTCATGGCCACCTTGCTGGCGGCCAACGGCTACAGCCCGATCGTCGCCCGCAACCCGGCCGAAGGCATGGCCAAGGCCCTGGCGCTCACGCCTGACTGCATCATCCTCAACGCCATGATGACCGGGGACGGCGGCATCACCCTCTATGTCAACTTGAGATGCAACCAGCAGCTGCGGACCGTTCCGGTCATCATGCTGTCCGCCATCGGCAAAAAGATCTTTCTCTTCTACCCCGAAACCCAGACCACGACCGGCGGCCGGGAGCTGCGGGAGCCGGAGTGCTGCCTGGAAACCCCTCCTGACGCCGAGGAACTGCTGCGCCAGGTGCAGAGGCTGTCCGCGCCGAGGTCCTAG
- a CDS encoding thioredoxin family protein yields MHFKCTPTIIGLALVLFFGAITSEAFAAGSINWHSYQDGVALGKQRNKKVFVNFFADWCTYCKQMDSETFADSAVGAFLNKNFIPVRVDADREAQLASEYHVQGLPVSTFIGENGVLIGSQPGFIGPEQMMPLLRYIHSDSYKTMSLEKFLQAPGN; encoded by the coding sequence ATGCACTTCAAATGCACCCCGACAATCATCGGCCTTGCGCTCGTTCTTTTTTTCGGCGCCATAACTTCCGAGGCTTTCGCCGCCGGCAGCATCAATTGGCACTCCTACCAGGATGGGGTCGCCCTGGGCAAGCAGCGGAACAAGAAGGTGTTCGTGAATTTTTTCGCCGACTGGTGCACCTACTGCAAACAGATGGACAGCGAGACTTTCGCCGATTCGGCGGTTGGCGCTTTTCTGAACAAGAATTTCATACCCGTAAGGGTGGACGCCGACCGGGAGGCCCAGCTGGCCTCGGAGTATCATGTTCAGGGCCTGCCGGTGTCCACCTTCATCGGCGAGAACGGGGTGCTTATCGGCAGCCAGCCCGGTTTCATCGGCCCGGAGCAGATGATGCCGCTGCTGCGCTACATCCACTCCGACAGCTACAAAACGATGTCCTTGGAAAAATTCCTGCAAGCCCCGGGCAACTGA
- a CDS encoding FAD-dependent oxidoreductase has translation MAIKIGFYICHCGINIAYRVRVREVADFVRGLKHVVVARDYKFMCSDPGQEMIEKDIREYGLNRVVVASCSPRFHEKTFQGACQRAGLNPYMFQMASVREQVSWVTQDPDEATRKAKTLAAAAINRVNFHEALETREVAVHPDLLVVGGGIAGMQAALDIGNAGRKVYLVEKDTTIGGHMLQFDKTFPTLDCAACIGTPKMVEVAQNPNIELLSYSEVTAVSGYIGNYTVSIRRKPRYVKEGVCTGCGECTKVCPVTAPSAWDQGLSQRKAIYRAFPQAVPITFCIDKQDRAPCTTTCPAGINVQGYVQLIGQGKYREAVALIMERLPLPGILGRVCPHPCEAACRRAEVDAPVAIRELKRFATDQVDPAQRPRPEITERPEKIAVIGGGPAGLTAAYFARLKGYQVTLFEALETLGGMLRVGIPDYRLPSAVLDGEIDFILDLGVNARTGMRLGRDFTLADLQQEGFAAIFIAIGCHASLKLGIPGEDETRGVIDAVTFLREVNLGARTAVGKRVVVVGGGNVAIDAARVARRLGAEKVTVVYRRSEAEMPAYPEEVAGALAEGVTFEYLTAPVRVLGPQGAVTGFECLRTQLGPPDGSGRRRPVPLANSEFQIPCDTVIPAIGQRTASAWSAAETAPACTERDTIAVSPESMSTTLPHVFAAGDAVTGPATVIEAVAGARRAVAAMDRFIRGETIETAERPADPSAASAAGWREIPNDLPTAERLQPAHLLAAERPTDFAEVTSGVTPTAARQEAERCLNCGVCSECMECVKVCEARAIDHRMQPETLEVQVGSIILATGYDTLDPSPMHPFGYGRLPNVFTSLEFERLSNATGPTGGKILIRDENGDFTRVPRSVAILHCVGSRDVNYHEYCSRVCCMYALKYTHLLKEKIGHDTAVYDFYIDQRCYGKGYEEFYRRCQEEGTIFVRGKVAEITDQAETPSEKGKLVAIAEDTLMGRRMRVPVDMAILCTAIEARTDAAEVGRIFGVNQGADGFFLEEHPKLAPLNTATDGVFLAGTCQAPRDIPDTVAQASGAAAKALALSTRGWVEIPSAISWIDPDICAGCQVCIGLCPYGAIEFDPRRQVSVINEALCKGCGSCAGFCPSSAAQVRHFKEKQLFSELDGIMDALHEVGP, from the coding sequence ATGGCCATCAAAATCGGGTTTTACATCTGCCACTGCGGGATCAACATCGCCTACCGGGTCCGGGTAAGGGAGGTGGCCGATTTTGTCCGCGGCCTGAAACATGTGGTGGTGGCCCGCGATTACAAATTCATGTGCTCGGACCCCGGCCAGGAAATGATCGAGAAGGATATCCGCGAGTACGGGCTCAACCGCGTGGTGGTGGCCTCCTGTTCGCCGCGATTCCACGAAAAGACCTTCCAAGGGGCCTGCCAGCGGGCCGGTCTGAACCCCTACATGTTCCAGATGGCCTCGGTGCGTGAGCAGGTATCCTGGGTCACCCAGGATCCCGACGAGGCCACCCGCAAGGCCAAAACCCTGGCAGCGGCGGCCATCAATCGGGTGAACTTCCACGAGGCCCTGGAAACCCGTGAAGTGGCAGTCCACCCCGACCTGCTGGTGGTCGGCGGGGGGATCGCCGGCATGCAGGCGGCGCTGGATATCGGCAATGCCGGCCGCAAGGTCTACCTGGTGGAAAAGGACACCACCATCGGGGGCCACATGCTGCAGTTCGACAAAACCTTTCCGACCCTGGACTGCGCCGCCTGTATCGGAACCCCCAAGATGGTGGAGGTGGCCCAGAACCCGAACATCGAACTGCTCTCCTACAGCGAGGTGACGGCGGTTTCGGGCTACATCGGCAACTACACGGTCAGCATCCGGCGCAAACCGCGCTACGTCAAGGAGGGGGTCTGCACCGGCTGCGGCGAGTGCACCAAGGTCTGCCCAGTGACGGCGCCCAGCGCCTGGGATCAGGGTCTGAGCCAGCGCAAGGCCATTTACCGGGCCTTTCCCCAGGCGGTGCCGATCACCTTCTGCATCGACAAGCAGGACCGCGCACCCTGCACCACCACCTGCCCGGCCGGCATCAACGTCCAGGGCTACGTGCAGCTCATCGGCCAGGGCAAATACCGCGAAGCCGTGGCGCTGATCATGGAGCGGCTGCCCCTGCCGGGGATTCTCGGTCGGGTCTGCCCGCACCCCTGCGAGGCGGCCTGCCGCCGGGCCGAGGTGGACGCCCCGGTGGCCATCCGCGAACTCAAGCGCTTCGCGACCGACCAGGTGGACCCCGCCCAGCGCCCAAGGCCCGAGATCACCGAGCGCCCGGAGAAAATCGCGGTGATCGGCGGCGGCCCGGCCGGCCTAACGGCGGCCTACTTCGCCCGCCTCAAAGGCTACCAGGTGACCCTTTTCGAAGCCCTGGAAACCCTGGGCGGCATGCTGCGGGTGGGAATCCCCGACTACCGCCTGCCGTCTGCTGTGCTCGACGGCGAGATCGACTTCATCCTCGATCTGGGGGTCAACGCCCGCACCGGGATGCGCCTGGGACGCGATTTCACCCTGGCCGATCTTCAGCAGGAGGGCTTTGCCGCGATTTTTATCGCCATTGGCTGCCACGCCTCCCTCAAGCTGGGAATACCCGGAGAGGACGAGACCCGCGGAGTGATCGACGCGGTGACCTTCCTGCGCGAGGTCAACCTGGGCGCACGCACCGCCGTCGGCAAACGGGTGGTGGTGGTCGGGGGCGGCAACGTGGCCATCGACGCCGCCCGCGTGGCGCGGCGGCTCGGCGCCGAAAAGGTGACCGTGGTCTACCGCCGCTCCGAGGCGGAGATGCCGGCCTACCCCGAGGAGGTCGCCGGCGCCCTGGCCGAGGGCGTTACCTTCGAATATCTCACCGCCCCGGTCCGCGTCCTCGGTCCCCAGGGCGCCGTCACCGGCTTTGAATGTCTGCGCACCCAGCTGGGGCCGCCGGACGGCAGCGGCCGACGGCGCCCGGTACCGCTCGCCAACTCGGAATTCCAAATCCCCTGCGACACGGTGATCCCCGCCATCGGCCAGCGCACCGCAAGCGCGTGGTCGGCGGCCGAAACGGCCCCCGCCTGCACAGAGCGCGACACCATCGCGGTCAGCCCCGAGTCCATGTCCACCACCCTGCCCCACGTGTTTGCCGCCGGGGATGCGGTCACCGGCCCGGCGACCGTCATCGAGGCGGTGGCCGGTGCCCGGCGGGCGGTGGCGGCCATGGACCGCTTCATCCGCGGGGAGACGATCGAGACCGCCGAGCGGCCCGCCGACCCTTCGGCGGCCTCGGCGGCCGGCTGGCGCGAAATCCCGAATGACCTCCCAACCGCCGAGCGTCTGCAGCCCGCGCATCTGTTGGCAGCAGAGCGCCCGACGGACTTCGCCGAGGTGACCTCCGGGGTGACGCCCACAGCGGCCCGCCAGGAAGCCGAGCGCTGCCTCAACTGCGGGGTTTGCTCGGAGTGCATGGAATGCGTCAAGGTGTGCGAGGCCCGGGCCATCGACCACCGCATGCAGCCCGAAACCCTGGAAGTCCAAGTGGGCAGCATCATTCTGGCCACCGGCTACGACACCCTCGACCCCAGCCCCATGCATCCCTTCGGCTACGGCCGTTTGCCCAACGTGTTCACCAGCCTGGAATTCGAGCGCCTCAGCAACGCCACCGGCCCCACCGGCGGCAAAATCCTGATTCGCGACGAAAACGGGGACTTCACCCGGGTGCCCCGAAGCGTCGCCATCCTCCACTGCGTCGGCAGCCGGGACGTCAACTACCACGAATACTGCTCGCGGGTCTGCTGCATGTACGCCCTGAAATACACCCACCTGCTCAAAGAGAAGATCGGCCACGACACGGCCGTCTACGATTTCTACATCGACCAGCGCTGCTACGGCAAAGGCTACGAGGAATTCTATCGCCGCTGTCAGGAGGAGGGCACGATCTTCGTGCGCGGTAAAGTGGCCGAGATCACCGACCAGGCCGAGACGCCGTCGGAGAAGGGCAAGCTGGTGGCGATCGCCGAGGACACCCTGATGGGGCGCCGCATGCGGGTGCCGGTGGACATGGCCATCCTGTGCACCGCCATCGAGGCCCGCACGGATGCCGCCGAGGTGGGCCGGATTTTCGGGGTCAATCAGGGCGCCGACGGCTTCTTCCTGGAGGAACACCCCAAGCTGGCGCCGCTGAACACCGCCACCGACGGCGTCTTTCTGGCCGGCACCTGCCAGGCCCCGCGGGATATCCCCGACACCGTCGCCCAGGCATCGGGGGCGGCGGCCAAGGCCCTGGCGCTCTCCACCCGGGGGTGGGTGGAAATCCCCTCGGCCATCTCCTGGATCGACCCGGACATCTGCGCCGGCTGCCAGGTCTGCATCGGGCTGTGCCCTTATGGTGCCATCGAGTTCGACCCGCGCCGCCAGGTCTCGGTGATCAACGAGGCGCTCTGCAAGGGCTGCGGCAGTTGCGCTGGCTTCTGCCCCAGCAGCGCCGCCCAGGTCCGGCACTTCAAGGAGAAACAGCTTTTTTCGGAGTTGGACGGGATCATGGACGCCCTCCATGAGGTCGGCCCGTAG
- a CDS encoding ChaN family lipoprotein, which translates to MKNQVDKCAPPAGRQAGGKSGWLLTLSLAAVFGVLSGCAGPPAAVTIPDLEGTFGVGSILSGKTGRSVSLEALVADLARARIVYVGEKHTNPAHHQIQVQLMALLHQHHTRLTVGMEMFDRTYQAVLDQWSAGELQEDAFLQKTQWYANWRYPYPLYREILDFIRHQRLPLFALNLPGHIPARIRVGGIANLTPYDSPWLPAEIDLTHEAHRRHLKTVFQRHAFADEARFEFFYEAQCVWEETMAESIARSLTAAPMLVLAGNSHIQYHYGIPERALRRTGVAFRTVYLATVGDSIDLGIADYIWVTPDAGAPRNKGRGTE; encoded by the coding sequence ATGAAAAATCAAGTTGATAAATGCGCTCCGCCGGCCGGGAGGCAGGCCGGCGGCAAGAGCGGCTGGCTTCTGACGCTGAGCCTGGCGGCAGTGTTTGGGGTGCTCTCGGGCTGCGCCGGGCCCCCTGCGGCCGTGACCATTCCGGACCTCGAGGGGACATTTGGGGTCGGCAGCATCCTGTCGGGGAAAACCGGCCGGAGCGTTTCGCTTGAGGCGCTGGTGGCCGATCTGGCCCGCGCCCGGATCGTCTACGTGGGTGAAAAACACACCAACCCCGCTCACCACCAGATCCAAGTCCAGTTGATGGCGCTGCTGCACCAGCATCACACGCGCTTGACCGTGGGCATGGAGATGTTCGACCGCACCTACCAGGCGGTTCTGGACCAATGGTCGGCCGGCGAGCTCCAAGAGGACGCCTTTCTGCAGAAAACCCAGTGGTATGCCAACTGGCGCTACCCTTACCCGCTTTACCGCGAAATCCTAGACTTCATCCGGCACCAGAGGCTGCCGCTTTTTGCCCTCAACCTTCCAGGACACATCCCCGCACGGATTCGGGTGGGGGGGATCGCCAACCTCACCCCCTATGACAGCCCCTGGCTGCCGGCCGAAATCGACCTGACCCATGAGGCCCACCGCCGTCACCTCAAAACGGTCTTCCAACGCCACGCCTTCGCCGACGAAGCCCGATTCGAATTTTTCTACGAAGCGCAATGCGTCTGGGAGGAGACCATGGCGGAGAGCATAGCCCGCAGCCTGACAGCAGCCCCCATGCTGGTGCTGGCGGGAAACAGCCACATCCAGTATCACTACGGCATCCCCGAGCGGGCGCTGCGCCGCACCGGGGTGGCCTTCCGCACGGTTTACCTGGCGACGGTGGGCGACAGCATCGACCTTGGCATCGCCGATTACATCTGGGTCACCCCGGATGCCGGCGCCCCCCGCAACAAGGGTCGCGGCACCGAATAA
- a CDS encoding ribonucleoside triphosphate reductase, with the protein MVVFDTIKKRDGRVVAFDSSKITAALAKAGKASGEFDLREARKLTLRVLTLAHELRLGHRPEVEEIQDIVERVLLDSPFLMTAKAYILYREQHAQIRNITTKAHVDLVENYLQKLDWKIKENSNMCYSLQGLNNYISSDVTAEYWLSRIYPPEIRHAHKNGDMHIHDLSLLSVYCVGWDLRDLLRQGFRGAAGKVESGPPKHLRSALGQVVNFFYTLQGEAAGAQAISNFDTLLAPFVRFDGLDYAEVKQAFQEFVFNINIPTRVGFQTPFTNITMDLHPPAVLRDHPVIVGGLTREETYGEFQTEMDMINRAFAEVMMAGDARGRVFTFPIPTYNITRDFDWDNPNLERVWEMTGKYGIPYFSNFVNSDMSPEDARSMCCRLRLDNRELMKRGGGLFGANPLTGSIGVVTINLPRIGFLAVDKDDFFSRLDRIMQAAKESLVIKRKVLERFTEKNLYPYTSFYLREIKAGSGSYWKNHFSTIGIVGMNEACLNFIGQDLTTATGQRFALEVMDFMRERIAAIQEETGEIFNLEATPAEGTSYRLCMLDKKRYPEILAANNDGWRRGEAAYYTNSTQLPVNFSDDLFETLTLQDELQTKYTGGTVLHLFLGERLADIETVKNLVRKVAAGYRLPYFTLTPTFSVCPAHGYLSGERQRCPTCGQETEVYSRVVGYLRPIRQWNTGKQAEYAQRKTFKIT; encoded by the coding sequence ATGGTTGTTTTTGACACTATCAAGAAACGGGACGGCCGGGTCGTCGCCTTCGATTCATCCAAAATCACCGCCGCCCTGGCCAAGGCCGGCAAGGCCAGTGGCGAGTTTGACCTGCGCGAGGCCCGCAAACTGACCCTGCGGGTTCTGACCCTGGCGCATGAGCTGCGTCTGGGCCACCGACCTGAGGTCGAGGAGATCCAGGACATCGTGGAGCGCGTCCTGCTCGACTCCCCTTTCCTGATGACCGCCAAGGCCTACATCCTCTACCGCGAGCAGCATGCCCAGATCCGCAACATCACCACCAAGGCGCATGTCGACCTGGTGGAGAACTATCTTCAGAAGCTGGACTGGAAGATCAAAGAAAACAGCAACATGTGCTACTCCCTGCAGGGGCTCAACAACTACATCTCCTCGGATGTGACCGCGGAGTACTGGCTGAGCCGAATCTACCCCCCCGAGATCCGCCACGCCCACAAAAACGGCGATATGCACATCCACGACCTCAGCCTGCTCTCGGTCTACTGCGTCGGCTGGGACCTCAGGGACCTTCTCCGCCAGGGGTTCCGGGGCGCGGCCGGCAAGGTGGAAAGCGGACCGCCCAAACACCTGCGCTCGGCCCTGGGCCAGGTGGTCAATTTCTTCTACACCTTGCAGGGGGAGGCCGCCGGCGCCCAGGCGATTTCCAATTTCGACACCCTCCTGGCGCCGTTTGTGCGCTTCGACGGTCTCGACTACGCGGAGGTCAAGCAGGCTTTCCAGGAGTTCGTCTTCAACATCAACATTCCCACCCGGGTGGGCTTCCAAACGCCGTTCACCAACATCACCATGGACCTGCACCCCCCGGCCGTTCTGCGGGACCATCCGGTTATCGTCGGGGGCCTGACCCGCGAGGAGACTTACGGCGAGTTCCAGACCGAGATGGACATGATCAACCGGGCCTTCGCCGAGGTGATGATGGCGGGCGATGCCCGCGGCCGGGTATTCACTTTCCCCATCCCGACCTACAACATCACCCGGGACTTCGACTGGGACAACCCCAATCTGGAGCGGGTCTGGGAAATGACCGGCAAATACGGCATCCCCTACTTTTCCAACTTCGTCAATTCGGACATGTCCCCGGAGGATGCCCGCTCCATGTGCTGCCGTCTGCGTCTGGACAACCGGGAGTTGATGAAGCGCGGCGGGGGGTTGTTCGGGGCCAACCCGCTGACCGGCTCCATCGGGGTGGTCACCATCAACCTGCCGCGGATTGGGTTCCTGGCCGTCGACAAGGATGATTTTTTCAGCCGCCTCGACCGGATCATGCAGGCCGCCAAGGAGAGCCTCGTCATCAAGCGCAAGGTGCTGGAGCGCTTCACCGAAAAAAATCTCTACCCCTACACCAGCTTCTATCTGCGGGAGATCAAAGCCGGATCCGGGTCTTACTGGAAAAACCACTTCTCCACCATCGGCATCGTGGGCATGAACGAGGCCTGCCTGAACTTCATCGGACAAGACCTCACCACCGCCACCGGCCAGCGCTTCGCCCTTGAGGTGATGGATTTCATGCGGGAGCGGATCGCCGCGATCCAGGAGGAGACCGGCGAGATTTTCAACCTCGAGGCCACCCCGGCCGAAGGCACCTCATATCGCCTCTGCATGCTGGACAAGAAGCGCTACCCCGAAATTCTGGCGGCCAATAACGACGGCTGGCGCCGGGGCGAGGCCGCCTACTACACCAACTCCACCCAGCTGCCGGTCAATTTCAGCGACGACCTCTTCGAAACCCTCACCCTGCAGGACGAGCTCCAAACCAAGTATACCGGCGGCACCGTCCTGCATCTTTTTCTGGGGGAAAGACTCGCCGACATCGAGACCGTCAAAAACCTGGTGCGCAAGGTGGCCGCCGGCTACCGGCTGCCCTACTTCACCCTGACCCCGACCTTCAGCGTCTGCCCGGCCCACGGCTATTTAAGCGGAGAGCGCCAGCGCTGCCCCACCTGCGGCCAGGAAACCGAAGTTTACTCGCGCGTGGTGGGCTATCTGCGGCCGATCCGGCAGTGGAATACCGGCAAGCAGGCGGAGTATGCCCAGCGCAAAACCTTCAAAATAACCTGA